In Arachis stenosperma cultivar V10309 chromosome 1, arast.V10309.gnm1.PFL2, whole genome shotgun sequence, one DNA window encodes the following:
- the LOC130952720 gene encoding potassium transporter 1, producing MNPSHQVMEQGTSQQNLKRGCCATVLTLAYQSLGVVYGDLSTSPLYVYKTTFSGKLSLKEDDEEIFGVLSFIFWTFTIIALFKYVFIVMSADDNGEGGTFALYSLLCRNARLSILPNQQPTDEKLSTYATQDSADTWQSSLLKLFFEKHPRFQRGLLIFVLLGTCMAIGDGVITPAISVLSAVSGVKVKISHLHDNYVVVISCIILVGLFSIQHHGTHRVAFLFAPVVAAWLLCISGIGIYNIYHWNPKIYLALSPFYMLRFIRATGVEGWLSLGGVVLSITGVETMFADLGHFSALSIKIAFTCLVYPCLILAYMGEAAFLSKHHDDIQRSFYKAIPEGVFWPVFIVATMAAIVGSQAVISATFSIISQCCALNCFPWVKIVHTSSRIYGQIYIPEINWILMCLCLSVTIGLRDTNRMGHAYGLAVTTVMFVTTCLMTLVIVIVWKQGIIKAIACLVVFGSIELLYISACICKVHEGGWIPLVLSFTFMCIMYTWNYGTMKKHQFDVENKVSLNRILSMGPSLGMVRVPGIGLMYTNLASGFPAMFGHFVTNLPAFHQVLVFVCVKSVPVPYVGEDERLIVSRVGPKEFAMFRCIVRYGYKDIQQENYNFENRLVSTIVQFVETEEEDNNNTESTYEISTNVEQEFQSSKNPLKNESMQILNAKESGVTYMLGHSYAKAKKSSSIVKKIAIDVVFAFLSKNCREPDVVLNIAHSSLLEVGMVYYV from the exons ATGAACCCATCTCACCAAGTTATGGAACAAGGAACATCACAGCAG AATCTAAAGAGGGGGTGTTGTGCAACCGTGCTTACTCTGGCTTACCAGAGTCTTGGAGTAGTTTATGGTGACCTCAGTACCTCTCCTCTATATGTTTACAAGACTACATTCTCAGGGAAATTGAGTCTCAAAGAAGATGATGAGGAGATTTTCGGCGTTCTCTCGTTTATCTTCTGGACATTTACCATTATCGCACTCTTCAAATATGTCTTCATTGTGATGTCTGCTGATGACAATGGGGAAG GAGGTACCTTTGCATTGTACTCACTTCTCTGCCGAAACGCGAGGCTAAGTATTTTGCCTAATCAACAACCAACAGATGAGAAGTTGTCCACTTATGCCACACAAGATTCTGCAGACACATGGCAGTCTTCACTTTTGAAGTTGTTCTTCGAAAAGCATCCGAGGTTCCAGAGAGGGCTGCTGATCTTTGTTCTTCTTGGAACATGTATGGCAATTGGTGATGGTGTCATAACTCCGGCGATTTCAG TTCTTTCAGCAGTATCAGGTGTTAAAGTTAAAATCAGCCACCTCCATGATA ATTATGTTGTTGTGATCTCATGCATCATCTTAGTGGGACTTTTCTCCATTCAGCATCACGGCACACATAGAGTCGCTTTCTTGTTCGCACCAGTTGTTGCAGCATGGCTTTTATGTATCAGTGGCATTGGTATATACAATATATACCACTGGAACCCAAAAATATATCTTGCACTTTCTCCTTTCTACATGTTAAGGTTCATTCGAGCAACCGGCGTTGAAGGATGGTTGTCCTTAGGCGGCGTGGTGCTATCAATCACAG GTGTTGAGACCATGTTTGCCGACTTGGGTCATTTTTCAGCTTTATCAATAAAG ATAGCTTTCACATGTCTAGTATATCCCTGCCTCATTCTGGCATATATGGGTGAGGCTGCATTCCTTTCTAAGCATCATGATGACATTCAGAGAAGTTTCTACAAAGCCATACCAG AAGGTGTGTTTTGGCCAGTGTTCATAGTGGCAACTATGGCAGCAATTGTAGGAAGCCAAGCAGTAATTTCTGCTACCTTTTCCATTATAAGCCAGTGTTGTGCATTGAATTGTTTTCCTTGGGTGAAGATTGTTCATACTTCAAGCAGAATATATGGGCAGATATACATCCCAGAAATCAATTGGATATTGATGTGCCTTTGTTTATCTGTTACAATTGGCCTAAGGGATACTAATAGGATGGGACATGCATATG GGCTGGCAGTTACGACGGTTATGTTTGTAACAACATGCTTGATGACACTAGTAATAGTGATTGTTTGGAAGCAAGGAATAATAAAAGCCATTGCATGTTTGGTAGTGTTTGGATCAATTGAACTACTTTACATCTCAGCTTGCATCTGCAAGGTTCATGAAGGAGGTTGGATTCCACTTGTTCTATCTTTCACCTTCATGTGTATAATGTACACATGGAACTATGGAACAATGAAGAAACACCAATTTGATGTGGAAAACAAGGTTTCACTCAACAGGATACTGTCTATGGGGCCATCCCTCGGCATGGTTCGCGTGCCGGGAATAGGACTAATGTACACAAATCTTGCTTCTGGTTTCCCTGCCATGTTTGGCCATTTTGTCACAAACTTGCCTGCATTCCATCAGGTGCTAGTTTTTGTCTGTGTAAAATCTGTTCCGGTCCCTTATGTCGGCGAGGATGAACGGTTGATTGTTAGTAGGGTTGGTCCTAAGGAGTTCGCCATGTTTCGCTGCATTGTGAGGTATGGTTACAAGGACATACAACAGGAGAATTACAATTTTGAGAACAGATTGGTATCAACTATAGTACAATTTGTAGAaactgaagaagaagataacaaTAATACAGAATCAACATATGAAATTTCCACAAATGTAGAACAAGAGTTCCAATCTTCAA AGAATCCCTTGAAGAATGAGTCTATGCAGATTTTGAATGCTAAAGAATCTGGTGTTACATATATGCTTGGACATTCCTATGCAAAGGCAAAGAAATCATCTTCCATAGTAAAGAAAATTGCAATAGATGTTGTTTTTGCTTTTCTGAGCAAGAATTGTAGAGAGCCTGATGTTGTTTTGAATATAGCACATTCTTCATTGCTTGAGGTTGGTATGGTTTACTATGTCTGA